A region of the Selenomonadales bacterium genome:
GGTACAACGGGGCATGGGCAGCAGGTGCTGTCGTTATGGCGCTCGTGGCGGCTGACAGATATCGCCGCATGGAATGTACGACGATCCCGGAATTGTTTGAACGCTATTATGACAAAAAAGCGCGTATCATCAGCGTTATCGGTCTTATCACGATACAGATCGTTATTACTTCGCTTCAATATGTCGCGGGCGGTGCGATCCTCTCGACGCTTCTTCCCGACATGTTCTCGTTCCACGGCGGTATGTTGATGAGTGCGCTCGTATTCATCGGTACGACGCTCATCGGTGGTCTTTGGTCGGCAGGTCTTGCCAATGTCGTCAGCGTTGTTATCATCTACATCGGTATCCTCATCTCGACGATGCTGACGGTAGAGCACGCGGGCGGCTTCGACGGTATGATGGCATCCCTTCCGCAGAATGTCGGCTGGTTTGATCCCATAGGCCCGCTCGGTATCGCAACGGTCGTCGGCTGGTTCGTCGTTATGATCACGCAGGCTCTCTCGGCGCAGGCTCCCGTACAGGTCGCTTGTGCGGCAGCTGACGGCAAAACGGCAAAACGCGGCTTCCTCTTGGGCGCGCTCCTTATTTTCCCGATCGGTTTCCTTTGCGCGATCATGGGTATCGCGGCAAAAGCGATGCATCCCGAGATCTCGGCTACGATGGCACTTCCGCAGATGATCATGGCACTCGATCCGTTCGTATCGGGTATCACGCTTGCGGCACTTTGGGCGGCCGATGTATCGACGGCTTGCGCACTTCTCCTCGGCGCAGGTACGCTGTTCTCGCAGGATATCTTCAAACGATTTATTCGCCCGAATATCGATGAAAAAGGTTACACGCGCGTCAATCGTATCGCCATTCTCGGTATCGGTCTGATGACGCTCTGGCTTGCATTCAACGCAGTCGGTATATTGAAAACGATGCTCATCGGTCTGAGCCTTACGACGGCGTTCACGCTCGTATTCCTCATGACGATGTTTGCGCCGAGCCTTTGTCGTAAGAACACACCGTTCTATACGACGCTTGCCGGTATGATCGCGCTCGTGGCATGGCAGGTATGCCCTGATGTACGTGTCTTTGCACATCCGATCTATATGCAGTGGCTCGTCTGCGCGGTGACGTTCTTCATCGTAATGATCGTTGATAAACAAAAAATTAAAGAAATTAAGTATAAATAGAGGATACGATAGAACAAAGATAGAAAAAGAACCTGTATCAAACAGGTTCTTTTTTCGTCAGAAGAGATGATAGAGAAGAAATCGAAAGGGTTGAACGAAATGAAAGTATCAATTTTGCAAATGGAAGTTAAAATAGGTGATATCGAAGCGAATATGCGTGCTGTGGAAGAAGGCGTTGCTGTCATCGTCCGCGAGCAGGCGCCCGATGTCGTCGTATTGCCCGAGTTGTGGAACACGGGCTATGTGCCGAAGGTAGCGGCAGAGCTTGCCAAGGGTCAGAGAGAACGTCTTTGCCCGTGGATGGCAGAGCTTGCGATGCGCCACAATATCGTGCTCGTGGGCGGTTCTATCGCCAACGAATTGCACGGTCGTGTCTACAATACGAGCTTCGTATTCGATGCGGAAGGCGTTATCCTTGCCGAATATAATAAGGTGCATCTGTTCTCGCCTGCGAATGAACACTTGTTCTTCGATGGCGGTGATATCCTGCCGACGTTCTTTGTCGGAGGCCTTCGTGCGGCAGTCATCACGTGCTACGATATCCGTTTCCCCGAGTTTGTACGCATGGCGGCACTCAAAGGGATCAAAGTCTTGTTCGTCGTAGCCGCATGGCCGCATCCGCGCCAAGATCATTGGGATACTCTGCTGAAAGCGCGTGCCATCGAAAATCAAATGTTCGTCGCAGCCGCCAACACGGTCGGTACGGCAGGCAAGGTGACGATGTGCGGTCACTCGGTCATCCTTGACCCGTGGGGATTGCCTCTTGCGATGGCAGGCGAAGAAGAAACTGTCTTAACGGCAGAATTGCCGATTGCTTTGCGTGGGTCGGCGAAATCGAAGATCGATGTGATGGCAGACCGCAAACCGCACGTTTACCGTCTGTAAGAATAGGAGGAATATTATGCTGGTCGACAGTCATATTCATACAGAGATATCTACCGATAGCAAGATGAAGCTCGAGGAAGCATTTGCGTGCGCCGATAAGCTCGGTATCGGGCTGACACTGACGGAACACGTAGACCTCGGCTACCCCGATAAAACGATGTTCAACTTTAATTATGATGATTATTTTGCCCGCTATGGCAGCTATCGCTCGGACAAGCTCCGTCTTGGTGTCGAGATCGGCATGGAAACGGCATATACCGAAGCGAATCGTAAGATCGCCGAGGCACATCCGTTCGACTACGTGCTCGGTTCGATCCACATCGTAGACGGCATTGATATCTATCAGGAAGAATTTTATCGCGGTCGTCCGAAACAGCTCACATACGGTCGCTATTTTCAGTCGATGATAGATTGCCTTAAGTCCGATGTGTATATCGACGCGCTCGGTCATATCGACTATATCAGCCGTTATGCGCGATATGACAATACGGAGATCGATTACAACGCATTTCGCGACTATATCGACGAGGTGCTTCATCTCGTCATCGAACGTGAGATCGCGCTCGAACTCAACACGCGCCGTCTTTATGTTGCCCCGCAATCGGCGTATATGCTTGATACGATCTTCCGTCGCTATGAAGAGCTTGGCGGAAGTCTTGTCACCATCGGCTCCGATGCGCATAAGACGGAAGCGGTCGGTTGGTCTATCAAAGATGCGATGGCACTCGTTGACAGATGGGGACTTCGCCCCGTCTACTACGAAAACCGCCGTCCGCATGATATGAAATGAGGCGATATTGATGGAACATACGAGTATTGATGTAGGTCGTGCCGCGATGCAGATGGCACTTACGCGCTCTCGCGAAGACGAGCAGGCCGAACGCGCGCGCCTGGCAACGCTCGGTATTCGTGCGGCGGCTGTCGATTTTGGCGGCGGGTATCTCGATATCGTGAAGAAGATCATCGAGCGTGCCGTCGTTGCCGCCCAAAGACAAGGGCTTGTCAACGAAGATCATATCGGAGCAGGTGCCGTCGCAGGTGCTACGCACTCGGCGCTCGAACAGATCGCCAGCCGTGCGGCGGGACTCCATATCGGCGGTAAGATAGGCATTGCACGCCACCACGAGCATATTTGCGTCGCCATCTATGCAGGTGTCGGTGTTCTTCATCTTAATGAAGTAACGGTCGGTCTTGCGCACCGTTCGCTCGCAGAATAAAAAACGCCCTCCCGTAATCGGGAGGGCATGATTTTACTTTCGTTTCGGTCTGTATGTGTCGTCGATATCGCGTTTTAGGGCATAGAGCCGTACGTTCGTGTCGGTGTAAGCAGGCAGTTGGTCTAACATGAGAAGTCGTATCTTTTTTCTGTCTTCTTTCGATACAGGGCGATTCGGCGAAGCCTTGGCACCATGCTCGAGCTCGTCGCGAACGGAGAGCAGCAGACGGAGGTACGCTTCGTATGACTTCGTGTCGGTCGCTGCCATCTTCGTCATGCGATGCGCAAGTGCGGGCGGAAGCTTGCTCGGTACCTTCTGCATGATGAACCCGTTTTTGAGAACGAGTGCTTTGTCTGTCAGGCGGTCGACTTCGTAAAGTGCGGCTTGATACGACAGGCCGTCATGTTCGACGCGGTCTGAGAAATGAGCGGTGCGGCGATACGAGCGTTCAAGCCGTTTGGTATAAGAAGCATATTCGTCTATCCAGTCGGCGACGGCTTCGTACTGTATATCGGTCAACTTGTCGGGCGCACTGCGATACTGCTCGCCCCAGATTCCGACGGCCGCCCCGCATCCGATGAGGGCAAGAAGTGCCAAAACGCACAGCCCGATGCCGAAATAGCCGCGTGCGCGGAAGATCGACAGCGAGATGCGCCGACGAAACAAGAGAAAGATCAAGAGGCCGACTGCGGTGATGGCGATGACCAAGACGATATAAAATAACGAAAGCATAGCAGGTTGTCCTTTCATCACATAAACGTTTATCTATATAAGATTCTTGATAAGGACGT
Encoded here:
- a CDS encoding sodium:solute symporter family protein encodes the protein MSIQFIIVLAYIAFLFGISLYAKKRASTSTGFLFAGRKLTTLLVATNITGIAVGAASTIGVAENAFKVGIGAGWYNGAWAAGAVVMALVAADRYRRMECTTIPELFERYYDKKARIISVIGLITIQIVITSLQYVAGGAILSTLLPDMFSFHGGMLMSALVFIGTTLIGGLWSAGLANVVSVVIIYIGILISTMLTVEHAGGFDGMMASLPQNVGWFDPIGPLGIATVVGWFVVMITQALSAQAPVQVACAAADGKTAKRGFLLGALLIFPIGFLCAIMGIAAKAMHPEISATMALPQMIMALDPFVSGITLAALWAADVSTACALLLGAGTLFSQDIFKRFIRPNIDEKGYTRVNRIAILGIGLMTLWLAFNAVGILKTMLIGLSLTTAFTLVFLMTMFAPSLCRKNTPFYTTLAGMIALVAWQVCPDVRVFAHPIYMQWLVCAVTFFIVMIVDKQKIKEIKYK
- a CDS encoding carbon-nitrogen family hydrolase, whose amino-acid sequence is MKVSILQMEVKIGDIEANMRAVEEGVAVIVREQAPDVVVLPELWNTGYVPKVAAELAKGQRERLCPWMAELAMRHNIVLVGGSIANELHGRVYNTSFVFDAEGVILAEYNKVHLFSPANEHLFFDGGDILPTFFVGGLRAAVITCYDIRFPEFVRMAALKGIKVLFVVAAWPHPRQDHWDTLLKARAIENQMFVAAANTVGTAGKVTMCGHSVILDPWGLPLAMAGEEETVLTAELPIALRGSAKSKIDVMADRKPHVYRL
- a CDS encoding histidinol-phosphatase HisJ family protein, translated to MLVDSHIHTEISTDSKMKLEEAFACADKLGIGLTLTEHVDLGYPDKTMFNFNYDDYFARYGSYRSDKLRLGVEIGMETAYTEANRKIAEAHPFDYVLGSIHIVDGIDIYQEEFYRGRPKQLTYGRYFQSMIDCLKSDVYIDALGHIDYISRYARYDNTEIDYNAFRDYIDEVLHLVIEREIALELNTRRLYVAPQSAYMLDTIFRRYEELGGSLVTIGSDAHKTEAVGWSIKDAMALVDRWGLRPVYYENRRPHDMK
- a CDS encoding HutP family protein, coding for MEHTSIDVGRAAMQMALTRSREDEQAERARLATLGIRAAAVDFGGGYLDIVKKIIERAVVAAQRQGLVNEDHIGAGAVAGATHSALEQIASRAAGLHIGGKIGIARHHEHICVAIYAGVGVLHLNEVTVGLAHRSLAE